From the genome of Papaver somniferum cultivar HN1 unplaced genomic scaffold, ASM357369v1 unplaced-scaffold_10, whole genome shotgun sequence:
GCGGATGGGTTTTAACCTTTTTCGGTGCTCATTTTTAATATGCAGCACTCTTGTATTTAGATTGCATACCTGGGATGTAAATTTCATTGATTTAAAATCTGTCCATGTAAGTGAAGCATCcatattttactttcttctaCAAATTGCTTCATGCTCTTGCTACAAAAACCAGGAATCGATCATTGAATATTTTCAAATTTATGTTCGTGAAATGTTGTAATTTTGGATATAAAATGGATGGTTAGAAAGAATGTATAGCACCAACCTTTACTTCCTTGATCACTAAAGGATTTTCTGTCATTAACCTTATAGCCCTTGTCAGATTCGCAGAAATAGACACGAAACTGGCAAGCTGAAGCCCAAACATCATATAAACCACAAAATCTTCAGTCAAGAAATCCTCCTTTTTCATGTCATCTATGAGTTGATCAAGAAAATCACCGCGGCGCTTCTTTGCTGAGTTGATTCTCTCCTGCAGAATATCCTTCATAAGCTCTACAGCCTTTTTTCGGTTCTGTATTTTAACCATGCAGAGTTACAATTAGAAATCAGTTTAAGGTAGTGTAAACTTGTTGATGAATTACATTTTGATAATAAGCTCTATTACCTTCATACGTCGGTAGAAAGCAGTACCAGGAATGTTTACGGGAAAGGTCATAAGACCTGAAAAGAAGTCGGTGAACATCTTACTTAGGAACTTTGATGATTTGGAAGAATCATAACCAAATAACTCCATCGACGTTAATTCGAATACCATCTGCACCAAAAATTAATCTGTTATATGTGTGTAGTAAAACCATTTACTACGAGAGTGCACACAAAATCAGCCATAAAAACAACATTTAAGATAGACGTGATCTTACACTTGCAATGGATGTTTTAAGCTCCACAGAGGATTGAGTCGAGCAAGACTGTAAGCCTTGGTTTGCCATGATCTCAATTTTAGCGAGAAGCTGATTTTTCAAAGCTTCTGTTCCAAGATAATTTAAAATCACGTTTCTAATGTACTTGTGAATATAAATACTAGCCGTTGACGCATTGATAGTTCCGCCGAAAATGGTAGTGAACGAATCCATGTACCACAACTCTACTAACTTTATTTCTTGTTGCAAGATGAAATAGTTAAACTCTGGGTCATTTGATATTACCACTGGATGACCGGCCAAGCTGGTCCGGAACAACGTTCCATATCTGGTGAAAACTGATCGACAGTTGTTAATGGTTTGAAATTAAAATCACAAACTAGAAATACAAAAGTACATTTCCCATTATTAATTGTTACCTAGCAATTCTCTTCTTGACGAAGCGTGGCATATTTAACGAGTTGCCGGGATGAATAGTTGAATGGTCTCTCCGATGAGAGGGAATCCCATAGAACCGGGTGGTAATTTCCCATTACATTTAGGGTTACTCCATCTATACATATAGTGTGTTAATTTGACTATGCCCAAAGCTATAAAACATACACCAAAATAGTAATACATATCCATGAGGTACATAATATTTTGATCTGTACTTGCAACTACTCCTCCATGCAAGTCTGGTCTCTTATAAAATACTTGTACCTCTAATCATGTGCTTGCCTTCCCTTCCTCCTTCAGCCCTATTCCATCCATACATTGATTACCCTTATTTAGTGCATATCAATAATGTTGTGCTTACCAACTGATTTTTAATTCATCGGTGAGAAGTTCAATCCCCCTTCACAAAGATTTCCAACCACCTCTAACTCGAGGCCCACTATGTTTAATTTTTCGATCCCCTTGTAGCTGCCACTCCACGAGGCACGAGGCACTGTGCTACCTATATTATACTGTAAACGACAACAACGTCCATATCTAACacctaagagcagttcctatggaatgaacaaactccaaatttgttcattttgctcccattatggactcaacaaacatggaatttggatgttcaaatcaacaaatttgttggtttgaacattgAGTCAGACAACCCAGCGCGCGCTTGAGAGAAGGCCGGGCGATGGTGGGAAAAATACTGGAGTTGGAAGGAAGATCGCCAGCGATTGAAGAAAAAAACGCTCCCTGCTTTTCTCTATCCAAACCGGTTATTatatttagaattttttttattatttattttatcagtTAAATATTTCATGAgacccaactcttattagtttatataaataaaattattaatgAGACCCAACTCTTATCGGATTATATTGATAAGAAAGGAAAATATCAACTGATCGAGAATTAGTGGGACCCAAAACCCGGTAATATCAACTGATCCAGAATTCAACTATTTCATCTTGCAACAAGAAAGGAAGTTAGTGGAGTTGTGGTACATGGATTCATTCACTACTATTTTAGGGGGAATTGTTAATGCAATAACAACGAGTAGTTACATTCACAAGTACATCTGTAGATACAGAATACCGAACATAAATCTGGATTACCTCAGGACAGAAGCTTTGAAAAATCACCTTCTTGTAGATACAAAATACCGAACACCAATAATGTATGTGAAGTAATGGTTATCAATACCTAGAGAAGACAATCGCGTACAGCTTATTCAGAATGATATATCGGGTGACGTCAtcttaatcacgagtaaagtatgaAGATCGTGCGATGTTATAGAGTATGTGCGAGAAGAGTCAGTGTAAGCATGCGTTAATGAAGCACACCATATC
Proteins encoded in this window:
- the LOC113326602 gene encoding cytochrome P450 87A3-like — its product is MANQGLQSCSTQSSVELKTSIASMVFELTSMELFGYDSSKSSKFLSKMFTDFFSGLMTFPVNIPGTAFYRRMKNRKKAVELMKDILQERINSAKKRRGDFLDQLIDDMKKEDFLTEDFVVYMMFGLQLASFVSISANLTRAIRLMTENPLVIKEVKQEHEAICRRK